In a single window of the Terrirubrum flagellatum genome:
- a CDS encoding DUF3572 domain-containing protein, which translates to MSIYKPSRPDAEALAIVALGWLAADGERLGRFLALTGLEPSEIRQIAGEPGFLGAVLDHLLKDETELQAFAADQGIDPATVAQARSRLPGASDIHS; encoded by the coding sequence TTGTCGATTTATAAACCATCCCGACCCGACGCCGAAGCGCTGGCCATCGTGGCGCTCGGCTGGCTCGCCGCCGACGGCGAGCGTCTCGGCCGTTTTCTCGCGCTGACCGGTCTCGAACCCTCTGAAATCAGGCAGATTGCCGGCGAACCCGGCTTTCTCGGCGCCGTGCTCGACCATCTCCTGAAAGACGAAACCGAGCTCCAGGCTTTCGCCGCCGACCAGGGGATCGATCCTGCGACGGTCGCACAGGCGCGGTCCCGCCTGCCCGGCGCTTCCGATATCCACAGCTGA
- a CDS encoding response regulator, translated as MAKTVLIVEDNELNMKLFNDLLEAHGYQTLKTANGVEAVEIARSKKPDLILMDIQLPEVSGLEVTRWLKADEELKKIPVIAITAFAMKGDEERIREGGCEAYLSKPISVVKFVEVVRNFLGR; from the coding sequence ATGGCCAAGACCGTTCTGATCGTTGAGGACAACGAGCTCAATATGAAGCTCTTCAACGATCTGCTGGAAGCGCATGGGTATCAGACGCTGAAGACGGCGAATGGCGTCGAGGCGGTGGAGATCGCGCGATCAAAGAAGCCCGATCTGATTCTCATGGACATCCAGTTGCCGGAGGTTTCCGGGCTCGAAGTGACCCGGTGGCTGAAGGCGGATGAAGAGTTGAAGAAGATTCCCGTGATCGCCATCACGGCGTTCGCAATGAAAGGCGACGAGGAGCGGATTCGCGAGGGCGGTTGCGAAGCCTACCTCTCCAAGCCGATCTCGGTGGTGAAGTTCGTCGAAGTGGTGCGGAATTTCTTGGGGCGTTGA
- a CDS encoding PleD family two-component system response regulator — translation MTGRVLVVDDLFPNLRLLEARLSAEYYEVLTATNALDALAICEKGQCDVVLLDVMMPGMDGFQACSRLKSDPATTHIPIVMVTALDQPSDRVRGLDAGADDFLTKPIDEIALLARVRSLARLKQSVDELRNRAQMTQSYGLGDPLSAAAAETGLSGRVLVVEDRASAAERISTTLSARYEVVVESNPQQAVFRAVEEGFDLAIVSLGLSNFDGLRLLSQFLSLERTRHMGTLMIGEPEDRQRLLRGLDIGVQDFLLRPIDRNELLARTRTQIRNTRYAERLRSTVATSMEAAVLDQLTGLHNRRYFDRQMPKLFDQARMEAKPMSVLVLDIDRFKSINDTFGHDAGDEVLKAFAKRVRSCVRGDDVLVRFGGEEVVIVSPETSDEVAALVAERIRQKVESGPFAVNRGARQIPVTVSIGVAHLSRYDETPTDLLKRADEALYRAKSDGRNRVIRAAA, via the coding sequence ATGACGGGCCGCGTGCTGGTCGTTGATGATCTCTTTCCGAATTTGCGCCTGCTCGAGGCGAGGCTCAGCGCCGAATATTACGAGGTCCTGACCGCGACCAACGCGCTCGATGCGCTTGCGATCTGCGAGAAGGGCCAGTGCGACGTCGTGCTGCTCGACGTGATGATGCCGGGCATGGACGGATTCCAGGCCTGCTCGCGGCTGAAATCTGATCCCGCCACAACGCATATTCCGATCGTCATGGTGACGGCGCTCGACCAGCCGAGCGATCGGGTGCGCGGGCTCGACGCCGGCGCTGATGATTTTCTCACCAAGCCAATCGACGAAATCGCGCTGCTGGCGCGCGTGCGCAGCCTTGCGCGCCTGAAGCAGTCGGTGGACGAATTGCGCAACCGCGCGCAGATGACCCAGAGCTATGGCCTCGGCGATCCGCTGTCGGCGGCTGCGGCGGAGACCGGATTGTCCGGCCGCGTGCTTGTCGTCGAGGACCGCGCCTCGGCTGCGGAGCGCATCTCGACCACGCTGTCGGCGCGCTATGAGGTGGTCGTCGAGAGCAATCCGCAGCAGGCGGTGTTCCGCGCCGTCGAGGAAGGATTCGATCTCGCGATTGTGAGCCTCGGCCTGTCGAATTTCGACGGTCTGCGGCTGCTCAGCCAGTTCCTGTCGCTGGAGCGCACGCGCCATATGGGCACACTGATGATCGGCGAGCCCGAGGATCGTCAGCGCCTGTTGCGAGGTCTCGACATCGGCGTGCAGGATTTTCTGCTGCGCCCGATCGATCGCAACGAATTGCTCGCGCGCACGCGCACGCAGATCCGCAATACGCGCTATGCCGAACGGCTGCGCTCGACCGTCGCGACCTCTATGGAAGCCGCGGTGCTCGATCAGCTCACGGGCCTGCACAATCGCCGCTATTTCGACCGCCAGATGCCGAAGCTGTTCGATCAGGCGCGGATGGAGGCGAAGCCGATGTCCGTGCTGGTGCTCGACATCGATCGCTTCAAGTCGATCAACGACACCTTCGGCCATGACGCCGGCGATGAAGTGTTGAAGGCCTTCGCCAAGCGCGTGCGCTCCTGCGTGCGCGGCGATGACGTGCTGGTGCGTTTCGGCGGCGAGGAGGTCGTGATCGTCTCCCCTGAGACGAGCGACGAGGTCGCGGCCTTGGTGGCGGAGCGCATCCGCCAGAAGGTGGAAAGCGGTCCATTCGCTGTCAATCGCGGCGCGCGCCAGATTCCGGTGACGGTGTCGATCGGCGTCGCGCATCTCTCGCGCTATGACGAGACGCCGACCGATCTCCTGAAGCGCGCCGACGAGGCGCTCTACAGGGCGAAAAGCGACGGCCGCAACCGGGTGATCCGCGCGGCCGCCTGA
- a CDS encoding aldo/keto reductase, whose translation MTRTTSLDHYRLLGRSGLRVSPLALGAMTFGADWGWGAEADEARRIFDAYVDRGGNFIDTANQYTNGSSERLLGEFLGEKRDRLVVATKYTLATRERDPNSGGNHRRSMVRSVEDSLKRLRTDYIDLLYLHAWDFTTPVDEVLRAMDDLVRAGKLVYVGVSDIPAWQVSRMQTIADLRGWSPLIALQIEYNLIERTVERDLIPMAREMGLGVIPWSPLASGVLTGKYSRADLDAGSGVGEPTGTRKNVAAAQNSLHARGLAIADVVKEVAAEMGKTPAQTALAWTLRNPAVTAPIIGARTLKQLEDNLGALDVEFSDAQAKKLDQTSAIELGFPHEMLMRPMTQAVVFGGMKIEQRL comes from the coding sequence ATGACCCGCACGACTTCTCTTGATCACTACCGCCTGCTTGGCCGCTCCGGCCTGCGCGTCTCCCCGCTCGCTCTCGGCGCGATGACTTTCGGCGCCGACTGGGGCTGGGGCGCGGAGGCCGACGAGGCTCGCCGCATCTTCGATGCCTATGTCGATCGCGGCGGCAATTTCATCGACACCGCCAACCAGTACACCAACGGCTCATCGGAGCGCCTGCTCGGCGAATTTCTCGGCGAGAAGCGCGATCGGCTTGTCGTCGCGACGAAATACACACTGGCGACGCGCGAGCGCGATCCGAATTCGGGGGGCAATCACCGCCGCAGCATGGTGCGCTCCGTCGAGGACAGCCTGAAGCGTCTTCGCACCGACTATATCGACCTGCTCTATCTCCACGCCTGGGACTTCACGACGCCCGTCGATGAAGTGCTGCGCGCGATGGACGACCTCGTGCGCGCCGGCAAGCTCGTCTATGTCGGCGTGTCCGACATCCCGGCCTGGCAGGTCTCGCGCATGCAGACCATCGCCGATCTGCGCGGCTGGTCGCCGCTCATTGCGCTGCAGATCGAATATAATCTGATCGAGCGCACCGTCGAACGCGATCTCATCCCGATGGCGCGCGAGATGGGTCTTGGCGTCATCCCGTGGTCTCCGCTCGCGAGCGGCGTGCTCACGGGCAAATATTCGCGCGCCGATCTCGACGCCGGCTCCGGCGTCGGCGAACCGACCGGAACGCGCAAGAATGTCGCCGCGGCGCAGAACTCCTTGCACGCGCGCGGTCTCGCCATCGCTGATGTGGTGAAGGAGGTCGCGGCGGAAATGGGCAAGACGCCGGCGCAGACGGCGCTCGCCTGGACGCTGCGCAATCCCGCCGTCACGGCGCCGATCATCGGCGCGCGCACGCTGAAGCAGCTTGAAGACAATCTCGGCGCGCTGGACGTCGAATTCAGCGACGCGCAGGCGAAGAAGCTCGATCAGACGAGCGCGATCGAACTCGGCTTCCCCCATGAGATGCTGATGCGTCCGATGACGCAGGCCGTCGTATTCGGCGGCATGAAGATCGAGCAGCGATTGTAA
- a CDS encoding LysR family transcriptional regulator has product MRGSEHAELRAFAAITEHGGFARAAAQLGVSPSALSQTIRALEERLGVRLLNRTTRSVAPTEAGARLLERLLPAFADLDAAVADVRSSGGVPSGTLRISASRLAAIHYLAPLIGPFHRAYPDITLDLVVDDRLIDIVAGRFDAGIRLGEMVEKDMVVTRVGGDLRMTVVASPAYLATHGAPETPRDLRRHRCINFRWPTDGSFYRWEFERGEEKLEAAVEGPLIVNEAEVALRAALDGVGLAYLFDDATKRWVEAGRLVRLLEDWSPPFAGFHLYYPSRRQTPPALRAFIDFLKESPDVAAVR; this is encoded by the coding sequence ATGCGCGGCAGCGAACATGCCGAACTCAGGGCTTTCGCGGCGATCACCGAGCATGGCGGATTCGCCCGCGCCGCCGCCCAACTCGGCGTGTCGCCCTCCGCGCTGAGCCAGACCATTCGGGCGCTGGAGGAGCGGCTCGGCGTCCGGCTGCTCAATCGCACCACGCGCAGCGTCGCGCCGACCGAGGCCGGGGCGCGGCTTCTCGAACGGCTGCTGCCGGCTTTCGCCGATCTCGATGCGGCCGTCGCCGATGTCAGAAGCTCTGGCGGCGTTCCCTCGGGGACGCTGAGGATCAGCGCGTCGCGGCTTGCCGCGATCCATTATCTCGCGCCGCTGATCGGGCCGTTCCACCGAGCTTATCCCGACATCACGCTCGATCTTGTGGTCGACGACCGGCTCATCGACATCGTCGCCGGACGCTTCGACGCAGGCATCCGCCTTGGCGAGATGGTCGAGAAGGACATGGTGGTGACCAGGGTCGGCGGCGATCTCAGGATGACCGTCGTCGCATCGCCGGCTTATCTCGCCACGCACGGCGCGCCCGAGACGCCGCGCGATCTGCGCCGGCATCGCTGCATCAATTTCCGCTGGCCGACGGACGGCAGCTTCTATCGCTGGGAGTTTGAGCGCGGCGAGGAGAAGTTGGAGGCGGCGGTCGAGGGGCCGCTGATCGTCAACGAGGCGGAGGTGGCGCTGCGCGCCGCGCTGGACGGGGTCGGGCTCGCCTATCTCTTCGATGACGCCACGAAACGATGGGTCGAGGCGGGCAGGCTCGTGCGTCTCCTGGAGGACTGGTCGCCGCCTTTCGCGGGCTTCCATCTCTATTATCCCAGCCGCCGGCAGACCCCGCCGGCGCTGCGCGCCTTCATCGATTTTCTCAAGGAATCGCCTGATGTTGCGGCCGTCCGCTGA
- the rpmG gene encoding 50S ribosomal protein L33, which produces MAKAVTLKIKLVSSADTGFYYVAKKNSRTMTDKMVKKKYDPVARKHVEFREAKIK; this is translated from the coding sequence ATGGCCAAGGCCGTCACCCTCAAGATCAAGCTCGTGTCGAGCGCCGACACTGGCTTCTACTACGTCGCCAAGAAGAACTCGCGCACGATGACCGACAAGATGGTCAAGAAGAAGTACGACCCGGTCGCGCGCAAGCACGTCGAATTCCGCGAAGCCAAGATCAAGTAA
- a CDS encoding NUDIX hydrolase, translated as MSVSAAPVMTETPQERSWPYVRPKNAATLILIDRTKKTPTVLMGKRHGGHKFMPGKFVFPGGRLEPGDRRMPASGALHEIDERRLSQHVTKPSVTLARALAMAAIRETFEETGLLIGEKEYGAPEAVPEGPWEKFRELGVFPTLEPLHFVSRAITPTNRPKRFDTRFFAVDAEAICERIEGVVGPDSELTELVWIPLPEAKTLDLPPITQVVLKELGARIDAGFGRHLPVPFRQKLNGKWKQVML; from the coding sequence ATGAGCGTCAGCGCCGCGCCTGTAATGACGGAAACGCCTCAGGAGCGGAGCTGGCCCTATGTCAGGCCGAAGAACGCGGCGACGCTCATTCTCATCGACAGGACGAAGAAGACGCCGACCGTCCTCATGGGCAAGCGCCATGGCGGCCACAAATTCATGCCGGGCAAATTCGTTTTCCCCGGCGGCCGTCTTGAACCGGGCGACCGCAGGATGCCGGCGTCCGGCGCGCTGCATGAGATCGATGAGCGCCGCCTGAGCCAGCATGTGACGAAGCCGAGCGTGACGCTCGCCCGCGCGCTTGCCATGGCGGCGATCCGCGAGACCTTCGAGGAGACAGGCCTGCTGATCGGCGAGAAGGAGTATGGCGCGCCGGAAGCCGTCCCCGAAGGCCCCTGGGAGAAGTTTCGGGAGCTTGGCGTGTTTCCGACGCTGGAGCCGCTGCATTTCGTCTCACGCGCGATCACCCCGACCAATCGCCCGAAGCGCTTCGACACGCGATTCTTCGCCGTCGACGCCGAAGCCATCTGCGAGCGGATCGAAGGCGTCGTCGGCCCCGATTCGGAACTGACGGAACTCGTCTGGATTCCGCTCCCCGAGGCGAAGACCCTCGACCTGCCGCCGATCACCCAAGTCGTGCTGAAGGAGCTTGGCGCGCGGATCGACGCCGGTTTCGGCCGCCATCTGCCCGTTCCCTTCCGTCAGAAACTGAACGGGAAGTGGAAACAGGTGATGCTCTGA
- a CDS encoding DUF983 domain-containing protein, protein MPITTSFESVAAEPARDTRRAMWRGFTGRCPKCGEGRLFGRFLKVVPACARCGEDMHHHRADDFPAYLTIVIVGHIAVGGLVFAETEANWPLWLHVALWPTLALILSIGLLQPIKGAVVGLQWALRMHGFGRKNVLDEGR, encoded by the coding sequence ATGCCGATCACGACGAGTTTTGAATCTGTCGCCGCCGAACCGGCGCGCGATACGCGACGCGCCATGTGGCGCGGCTTCACGGGGCGTTGCCCGAAATGCGGCGAGGGCCGGCTGTTCGGACGCTTCCTCAAGGTCGTGCCCGCCTGCGCGCGCTGCGGCGAGGATATGCATCACCACCGCGCCGACGACTTTCCCGCCTATCTCACCATCGTCATCGTCGGCCACATTGCCGTTGGCGGCCTTGTGTTCGCCGAGACCGAGGCCAACTGGCCCCTCTGGCTGCATGTCGCGCTGTGGCCGACGCTGGCGCTCATCCTCAGCATCGGGCTCCTGCAGCCGATCAAGGGCGCCGTGGTTGGTTTGCAGTGGGCCTTGCGCATGCACGGCTTTGGGCGAAAGAACGTCCTCGACGAAGGACGATAG
- the rnr gene encoding ribonuclease R: MKKQRAAEAAQGGATDDRSLTRENVLAFLAEHGAEAGKRDLVKHFRLKGAERIKLKRLLKEIESEGLIEKRRGRFHQPGHMPSVMLCDITGRDEDGELIAEPVEWDEEHGEAPRIVVAMPAKARPGEPVPGVGDRVLLRIDDKGEGEDSHTGRVIRLIAKKPRQTLGILRVMQDGTARLVPVDKKAQGRELFISKDHIRNATDGDLVAVTVLREGRFARPSARVTERLGSLTSERTISMVAIHAHGLPHIFPDTVLKEAESATPATMRDREDWRDLPLVTIDPADAKDHDDAVHARPDDDPKNKDGHIVTVAIADVAAYVRAGTALDREALIRGNSVYFPDRVVPMLPERLSNDLCSLRPDGDRPALAVRMTLDAHGRKLRHSFHRIMMRSHGKLAYEQAQSAIDGRPDETTGPLLAPVLQPLWRAYETAKKARDQRQPLDLDLPERKLVLKKDGTIDRVIVPQRLEAHRLIEEFMILANVAAAETLERAGMPLIYRVHDEPSLEKMRALGEVLASIGMKLPRTGALKPELFNDILAQVKGTGNAPLVNEIVLRSQAQAEYAAENYGHFGLNLRRYAHFTSPIRRYADLIVHRGLLTTLGAREDGLPKDAPRAQLAEIAASISAAERRAAAAERETVDRLIAHFLADRIGATFEGRIGGVTRAGLFVKLDDTGADGFVPASTLGADFYAYDEQRHALVGRRTGESYRLGDAVTVKLVEAQPVAGALRFEMISEGRRGVALPAGKKRITSAKAETRRPQRARRHGPT; this comes from the coding sequence CTGAAAAAGCAGCGCGCCGCAGAAGCCGCGCAAGGCGGCGCGACAGACGACCGCTCCCTTACCCGCGAGAATGTGCTGGCCTTCCTCGCCGAGCATGGCGCTGAAGCCGGCAAGCGCGATCTGGTCAAGCATTTCCGCCTCAAGGGCGCCGAGCGCATCAAGCTCAAGCGCCTCCTGAAGGAGATCGAAAGCGAAGGCCTGATCGAGAAACGGCGCGGCCGTTTCCACCAGCCCGGACATATGCCGTCCGTGATGCTGTGCGACATCACCGGCCGCGACGAGGATGGCGAACTCATCGCCGAGCCCGTCGAATGGGACGAGGAGCATGGCGAGGCACCGCGCATCGTTGTCGCCATGCCGGCGAAGGCGCGTCCCGGCGAACCCGTTCCCGGCGTCGGCGACCGCGTGCTCCTCCGCATCGACGACAAGGGCGAGGGCGAGGACTCCCACACCGGCCGCGTCATCAGGCTGATCGCAAAAAAGCCGCGCCAGACGCTCGGCATCCTGCGCGTCATGCAGGACGGCACGGCGCGTCTCGTGCCCGTCGACAAGAAAGCGCAGGGCCGCGAACTCTTCATCTCGAAGGACCACATCCGCAATGCGACCGACGGCGATCTCGTCGCCGTCACCGTGCTGCGCGAAGGCCGTTTCGCGCGTCCGTCCGCGCGCGTCACCGAACGATTGGGTTCGCTCACGTCGGAACGCACGATCAGCATGGTCGCGATCCATGCGCACGGCCTGCCGCATATCTTTCCGGACACCGTCCTGAAAGAAGCCGAGAGCGCGACGCCCGCGACGATGCGGGATCGCGAGGACTGGCGCGATCTACCGCTGGTGACGATCGATCCCGCTGACGCCAAGGATCACGACGACGCCGTGCATGCGCGGCCCGACGATGATCCGAAAAATAAAGACGGGCATATCGTCACCGTCGCGATCGCCGATGTCGCCGCCTATGTGCGTGCAGGAACGGCGCTCGATCGCGAGGCGCTGATCCGCGGCAACTCCGTCTATTTCCCCGATCGCGTCGTGCCGATGCTGCCGGAGCGATTGTCGAATGATCTCTGTTCGCTCAGGCCCGATGGCGATCGACCGGCGCTCGCCGTGCGCATGACGCTCGACGCGCATGGCCGCAAGCTGCGCCACAGCTTTCATCGAATCATGATGCGCTCGCACGGCAAGCTCGCCTATGAGCAGGCGCAGAGCGCGATCGATGGACGCCCTGATGAGACGACGGGACCGCTGCTCGCCCCCGTGTTGCAGCCGCTCTGGCGCGCCTACGAAACCGCGAAGAAAGCGCGCGATCAGCGCCAGCCGCTCGATCTCGATCTGCCCGAACGCAAGCTCGTCCTGAAGAAGGATGGAACGATCGATCGCGTCATCGTTCCGCAGCGGCTCGAAGCGCATCGCCTCATCGAGGAATTCATGATCCTCGCCAACGTCGCCGCAGCGGAGACGCTGGAGCGCGCCGGCATGCCGCTGATCTATCGCGTGCATGACGAGCCGTCGCTGGAGAAGATGCGCGCGCTCGGAGAGGTGCTTGCGAGTATCGGCATGAAATTGCCGCGCACCGGCGCGCTCAAACCCGAACTGTTCAACGACATCCTCGCTCAGGTGAAAGGCACCGGCAACGCGCCGCTCGTGAACGAGATCGTGCTGCGCAGCCAGGCGCAGGCGGAATACGCCGCCGAGAATTACGGTCACTTCGGCCTGAACCTGCGGCGTTACGCGCATTTCACGTCGCCGATCCGCCGTTACGCCGACCTCATCGTCCATCGCGGACTTCTGACGACACTCGGCGCGCGCGAAGACGGTTTGCCGAAGGATGCGCCACGCGCGCAGCTCGCGGAGATCGCGGCGTCGATCTCCGCGGCGGAACGTCGCGCCGCCGCAGCCGAGCGGGAAACTGTCGATCGACTCATCGCCCATTTCCTCGCCGACCGCATCGGCGCGACCTTCGAGGGACGCATCGGCGGCGTCACGCGCGCCGGCCTGTTCGTGAAGCTCGACGACACCGGCGCTGACGGATTCGTGCCTGCATCCACGCTGGGCGCGGATTTCTACGCCTATGACGAGCAGCGCCATGCGCTCGTCGGCCGCCGCACCGGCGAGAGCTATCGCCTCGGCGATGCGGTTACCGTCAAGCTGGTCGAGGCGCAGCCGGTCGCCGGCGCGCTCCGCTTCGAGATGATCTCGGAGGGGCGGCGTGGAGTCGCGTTGCCCGCCGGCAAGAAACGGATCACAAGCGCGAAGGCCGAAACGCGCAGACCCCAGCGGGCGCGACGCCACGGCCCCACATAA
- the topA gene encoding type I DNA topoisomerase, with amino-acid sequence MKVLVVESPAKAKTINKYLGRDFEVVASFGHIRDLPSKDGSVDPDDDFRMKWELDARGAKQVAEIAKAVKGAEKLILATDPDREGEAISWHLLETLRDKKALKGMPVERVTFNAITKQSVEEALKAPRQIDQALVDAYLARRALDYLVGFNLSPVLWRKLPGARSAGRVQSVALRIVSDREREIEMFVPREYWSIVATLKTKDNASFEARLVGADGKRIQRLDVGTAAEAEAFKHALESAVFTVASVEAKPAKRNPAPPFTTSTLQQEASRKLGFAPARTMQLAQRLYEGVDIGGETVGLITYMRTDGVDMDPSAVTGVRKVIEKEFGGKYLPDAPRKYTTKAKNAQEAHEAIRPTDASRLPAHLRKKLDDDQWRLYELIWTRTVASQMPSADLMRTTVDIDAKANKRIINLRATGQVIMFDGFLTLYQEGKDDEGDDEDANRLPPMSEGDPLKRETIDIAQHFTEPPPRYSEASLVKRMEELGIGRPSTYASIISVLKDRDYVALDKKRLVPQDKGRIVTAFLEHFFPKYVEYDFTAGLEEELDKISADELNWQEFLRRFWKDFSSAVGETKELRTTEVLDALNDYLGAYIFPKRADGVDPRACPNCGNGQLSLKMGKFGAFIGCSNYPECRFTRQLTASAAGDEVGTGENGQNGVRKLGVDPESGLEVTVRDGRFGPYLQLGEGGGKDEKPKRSSLPKGITPDTIDLERALKLLSLPREVAKHPESGKPILAGIGRYGPYVQHEKTYANIGKDDDILEIGDNRAIDLIITKEQIGASRPGRGGAGRPLGEAPGLGQISAKAGRYGPYVTNGKINATLPKEMTAEAVTLEEAIAVLKARAENGGGKEKGVSVGPNDRLLGNDDVLGTLVVKAGRFGAYVTNGKVNATIPKSMAPDQVSLQDAIDLVRAREASAPAKKPAKAAKKAKAGDADEKPAAKAPAKKAPASRAPAKTAKTSAAKKPPAKKAAAKKVAKK; translated from the coding sequence ATGAAAGTTCTCGTCGTCGAATCGCCCGCCAAGGCGAAGACAATCAACAAATATTTGGGCCGCGACTTCGAGGTCGTGGCGTCCTTCGGCCATATCCGCGACCTCCCCTCCAAGGACGGATCGGTCGACCCCGACGACGATTTCAGGATGAAGTGGGAGCTCGACGCCCGCGGCGCGAAGCAGGTCGCCGAGATCGCCAAAGCGGTCAAAGGCGCCGAGAAGCTGATCCTCGCCACCGACCCCGATCGCGAGGGCGAAGCGATCTCCTGGCATCTGCTCGAAACGCTGCGCGACAAGAAGGCGCTCAAGGGCATGCCGGTCGAGCGCGTCACCTTCAACGCCATCACCAAGCAGTCGGTCGAGGAGGCGCTGAAGGCGCCGCGCCAGATCGACCAGGCGCTCGTCGACGCCTATCTCGCGCGCCGCGCGCTCGACTATCTCGTCGGCTTCAATCTCTCGCCGGTGCTGTGGCGCAAATTGCCGGGCGCCCGTTCGGCCGGCCGCGTTCAGTCCGTCGCGCTGCGCATTGTCTCGGATCGCGAGCGCGAGATCGAGATGTTCGTCCCGCGCGAATACTGGTCGATCGTCGCGACGCTGAAGACGAAGGACAACGCCTCCTTCGAGGCGCGCCTCGTTGGCGCCGACGGCAAGCGCATCCAGCGGCTCGATGTCGGCACGGCGGCGGAGGCGGAAGCCTTCAAGCATGCGCTTGAGTCAGCGGTGTTCACCGTCGCGTCGGTCGAGGCGAAGCCGGCCAAGCGCAACCCCGCCCCGCCCTTCACCACCTCGACGCTGCAGCAGGAGGCGTCGCGCAAGCTCGGCTTCGCGCCGGCGCGCACCATGCAGCTCGCGCAGCGCCTCTATGAAGGCGTCGATATCGGCGGCGAGACCGTCGGCCTCATCACCTATATGCGTACGGACGGCGTCGACATGGACCCGAGCGCCGTCACCGGCGTGCGCAAGGTGATCGAGAAAGAGTTCGGCGGAAAATACCTACCCGATGCTCCGCGCAAATATACGACCAAGGCGAAGAACGCGCAGGAAGCGCACGAGGCGATCCGCCCGACCGACGCCTCTCGCCTCCCCGCGCATCTGCGCAAGAAGCTCGATGACGATCAGTGGCGCCTTTACGAGCTGATCTGGACGCGCACCGTTGCGAGCCAGATGCCATCGGCCGATCTCATGCGCACCACGGTCGACATCGACGCCAAGGCGAACAAGCGCATCATCAATCTGCGCGCCACCGGACAGGTGATCATGTTCGACGGCTTCCTGACGCTCTATCAGGAAGGCAAGGACGACGAAGGCGACGACGAGGATGCAAACCGCCTGCCGCCGATGAGCGAAGGCGATCCGCTGAAGCGCGAGACAATCGACATCGCCCAGCATTTCACCGAGCCGCCGCCGCGCTACAGCGAGGCGAGCCTGGTGAAGCGCATGGAGGAGCTTGGCATCGGTCGCCCCTCGACCTATGCCTCGATCATCTCGGTGCTGAAGGATCGCGACTATGTCGCGCTCGACAAGAAGCGCCTCGTGCCCCAGGACAAGGGCCGCATCGTCACCGCGTTCCTCGAGCATTTCTTCCCGAAATACGTCGAGTACGACTTCACCGCTGGTCTTGAGGAAGAACTCGACAAGATTTCGGCCGACGAGCTGAACTGGCAGGAGTTCCTGCGCCGATTCTGGAAGGATTTCTCGTCCGCCGTCGGCGAGACGAAGGAATTGCGCACGACCGAAGTGCTCGATGCGCTCAATGATTATCTCGGCGCTTATATCTTCCCGAAGCGCGCCGACGGCGTCGATCCCCGCGCCTGCCCGAACTGCGGCAACGGTCAACTCTCGCTCAAGATGGGCAAGTTCGGCGCCTTCATCGGTTGCTCGAACTATCCCGAATGCCGCTTCACGCGTCAGCTCACCGCGAGCGCGGCCGGCGACGAGGTCGGAACGGGAGAGAACGGCCAGAACGGCGTGCGCAAGCTCGGCGTCGATCCCGAGTCAGGTCTTGAAGTCACCGTGCGCGACGGCCGTTTCGGCCCTTATCTCCAGCTTGGCGAAGGCGGCGGCAAGGACGAGAAGCCGAAACGCTCGTCGCTGCCGAAGGGAATTACGCCCGACACAATCGATCTCGAACGCGCGCTGAAACTGCTGTCGCTGCCGCGCGAGGTCGCGAAACATCCGGAGTCGGGCAAGCCCATTCTCGCCGGCATCGGCCGTTACGGGCCTTACGTCCAGCACGAGAAGACCTACGCCAATATCGGCAAGGACGATGATATTCTGGAGATCGGCGACAACCGCGCGATCGATCTGATCATCACCAAGGAGCAGATCGGCGCGTCGCGTCCGGGTCGCGGCGGCGCTGGGCGCCCGCTCGGCGAGGCGCCGGGGCTCGGCCAGATTTCGGCGAAGGCCGGCCGCTATGGCCCCTATGTCACCAACGGCAAGATCAACGCTACCTTGCCGAAGGAGATGACGGCGGAAGCCGTGACGCTCGAAGAAGCGATCGCGGTCCTGAAAGCCCGCGCCGAGAATGGCGGCGGCAAAGAGAAGGGCGTCAGCGTCGGCCCGAACGATCGCCTGCTTGGCAACGACGACGTGCTGGGCACGCTTGTGGTGAAGGCCGGCCGCTTCGGCGCCTATGTCACCAACGGCAAGGTCAACGCCACGATCCCGAAATCGATGGCGCCGGATCAGGTGTCGCTTCAGGACGCGATCGATCTCGTTCGCGCGAGAGAGGCGAGCGCTCCAGCGAAGAAGCCCGCGAAAGCCGCGAAGAAGGCGAAAGCCGGCGACGCCGACGAGAAACCCGCGGCGAAGGCTCCGGCGAAGAAAGCGCCCGCATCGCGCGCGCCAGCGAAAACTGCGAAGACAAGCGCTGCAAAGAAGCCACCGGCAAAAAAAGCCGCGGCCAAGAAAGTTGCGAAGAAGTAG